The following proteins are encoded in a genomic region of Natrinema sp. DC36:
- a CDS encoding nickel-binding protein: MSEQDLIDFGIWREMDEDLTTEEAKQEALAASQRAIAELSEEDVEVEWVRTDVLADTDDDTDCAYCHYRAPSEEAIAEHSERAGLPVTELTRLDDQFDRNDLE, from the coding sequence ATGTCAGAACAAGACCTGATCGACTTCGGTATCTGGCGCGAGATGGACGAAGACCTCACCACCGAGGAAGCAAAACAGGAGGCGCTCGCGGCGTCTCAGCGGGCGATCGCGGAACTCAGCGAGGAAGACGTCGAGGTGGAGTGGGTCCGTACCGACGTGCTGGCGGACACGGACGACGACACCGACTGCGCGTACTGTCATTACCGCGCCCCGAGCGAGGAAGCCATCGCGGAGCACTCCGAGCGCGCGGGTCTCCCGGTGACTGAACTCACGCGCCTCGACGACCAGTTCGATCGAAACGACCTCGAATAG
- a CDS encoding CTP-dependent riboflavin kinase produces the protein MSVLAESAVGHDELAVLKLLALEGGLEGDVKISCSHLAERLDASNQTASRRLQRLESADLLERDTVSDGQWVAITETGERALHAEYEDYRRIFETDSQIGLEGTVTSGMGEGRHYISLSGYQRQFEERLGYEPFPGTLNVDLREDSVRRRSAMASLEPVPIDGWESDERTYGPAVCYPATIETADGETYENAYTIAPERTHHDDDQLEVIAPEKLREELSLEDGDHVTVSVGDRE, from the coding sequence ATGTCAGTGCTAGCTGAGTCCGCCGTCGGGCACGACGAACTCGCCGTGCTCAAACTCCTCGCGCTCGAGGGCGGGCTCGAGGGCGACGTCAAGATATCCTGTTCTCACCTCGCGGAACGCCTCGACGCGTCGAACCAGACCGCCTCGCGGCGACTCCAGCGCCTCGAGAGCGCCGACCTGCTCGAGCGCGACACCGTCAGCGACGGCCAGTGGGTCGCGATCACGGAGACCGGTGAGCGAGCGCTCCACGCCGAATACGAGGATTACCGTCGCATCTTCGAGACGGACTCCCAGATCGGCCTCGAGGGGACCGTCACCAGCGGCATGGGCGAGGGTCGCCACTACATCTCGCTGTCGGGCTACCAACGCCAGTTCGAGGAGCGACTCGGCTACGAGCCGTTCCCCGGCACGCTGAACGTCGACCTCCGCGAGGATAGCGTCCGGCGGCGCAGCGCCATGGCCTCGCTCGAGCCCGTCCCCATCGACGGCTGGGAGTCCGACGAGCGGACCTACGGACCCGCCGTCTGCTACCCCGCGACGATCGAGACCGCCGACGGCGAGACCTACGAGAACGCCTACACCATCGCCCCCGAACGCACCCACCACGACGACGACCAGCTCGAGGTCATCGCGCCCGAGAAACTCCGGGAGGAACTCTCCCTCGAGGACGGCGATCACGTCACCGTCTCCGTGGGGGATCGCGAATGA
- a CDS encoding glycosyltransferase family 4 protein, whose amino-acid sequence MTASTTAGGRGGDSSGDSRDGDSVGRTGTETSRAQRSTTSDRCLLYQNSDAHPAHRVFADAVRAERRHFETGARAPEPDGNTDRTLDRLRTGGTLPAYDTVIAEGSAPLQTGLAYKLRRPGTTLVYLAADETFYTLSERPTRYLWRALEPLSNRLLDGVIAVGRDVYRWARPYIGDVPVAYVRPPIADEKYERLASLSPRSPPDPFTILSAGEAKPANGYDRLSRAVRRFAGTVDADVRLVVLGEGHEAEAYADRSHVITPGFVDLDTFADWFDRASVYVQSSRGDAFPVAALEGILSGTPTMVTEATGVRELLPSRQVVPPTEAGLLEGLSDVFERAPAERRSVGREQRSLVTDLTESNQGDRFSTALAQFT is encoded by the coding sequence ATGACGGCGAGCACGACTGCTGGCGGTCGAGGCGGCGACTCGAGCGGTGATAGTCGAGACGGTGATTCGGTGGGACGGACGGGGACCGAGACGTCGCGTGCGCAACGCTCGACGACGAGCGACCGGTGTCTGCTCTATCAGAACAGCGACGCACACCCCGCACACCGGGTGTTCGCCGACGCCGTGCGCGCCGAGCGTCGTCACTTCGAGACCGGCGCTCGAGCGCCGGAACCGGACGGCAACACCGACCGGACCCTTGATCGGCTCCGTACTGGAGGGACGCTGCCGGCGTACGATACCGTCATCGCCGAAGGGAGTGCCCCGCTCCAGACCGGGCTCGCGTACAAACTGCGGCGGCCGGGAACGACCCTCGTCTATCTCGCCGCCGACGAGACGTTTTACACCCTCTCCGAGCGGCCGACGCGATACCTCTGGCGCGCGCTCGAACCCTTGTCGAATCGGCTGCTGGACGGCGTGATCGCGGTCGGTCGCGACGTCTACCGCTGGGCGCGACCGTACATCGGCGACGTCCCGGTCGCGTACGTCCGGCCGCCGATCGCCGACGAGAAGTACGAGCGACTCGCGTCGCTCTCCCCGCGCTCGCCTCCGGATCCGTTTACGATCCTCTCGGCGGGCGAAGCCAAACCCGCGAACGGCTACGATCGATTGAGTCGAGCGGTCAGACGATTCGCCGGGACCGTCGACGCCGACGTTCGACTGGTCGTCCTCGGCGAGGGCCACGAGGCGGAAGCGTACGCGGACAGATCGCACGTGATCACGCCCGGATTCGTCGATCTGGACACCTTCGCCGACTGGTTCGATCGGGCCAGCGTCTACGTCCAGTCGTCGCGGGGCGACGCGTTTCCCGTCGCGGCGCTCGAGGGAATTCTCTCGGGGACGCCGACGATGGTCACCGAGGCGACCGGCGTTCGGGAGCTACTGCCGTCTCGACAGGTCGTTCCGCCGACCGAGGCGGGCCTGCTCGAGGGGCTGTCGGACGTCTTCGAGCGGGCTCCGGCGGAGCGCCGATCCGTCGGTCGCGAGCAGCGAAGCCTCGTGACCGACCTGACCGAATCGAATCAGGGCGACCGATTCAGCACCGCACTCGCGCAATTCACATGA
- a CDS encoding sulfatase-like hydrolase/transferase codes for MTEQTTDTTLLVTVDSLRTDHLQYMPRTQEFLDDTHDATFATSTATPGSFPAIIGGEYPAGSGLEPSASVAHEFDAYRVGITTNHLLSAEYDYATGFDSFTSPKGGGESLKDKGAILLERGSLPYKVASWGYNRYQQLRSYVDETEKSFRPADDVVDQFRSEIDGREEWFGWLHFMEPHHPYDPDGADIDRAEAQRITRRVLSDRGSDEDEALVRELYRQEVAELDAALESLWTTVPDDARVVFCGDHGELLGEDGLWGHPGEMRPELLNVPFGTRNAPDLGEVVSLVDVPTILRGTEHGVGTLEREIAFAAYGDRKAAMTVDRIATEAGTYRLADGEPVEDPALEAELERFDPAYVVKEDALQEDLEDLGYA; via the coding sequence ATGACCGAACAAACCACGGATACAACCCTGCTAGTCACGGTTGACTCGCTTCGAACCGATCACCTGCAGTACATGCCCCGTACGCAGGAGTTTCTGGACGACACCCACGACGCCACCTTCGCAACGAGCACCGCGACGCCCGGCAGCTTCCCGGCGATTATCGGCGGGGAGTATCCGGCCGGCAGCGGGCTCGAACCGAGCGCGAGCGTCGCCCACGAGTTCGATGCTTACCGCGTCGGGATCACGACGAATCACCTGCTGTCCGCGGAGTACGACTACGCGACCGGATTCGACTCGTTCACGTCGCCGAAAGGCGGCGGCGAGTCGCTGAAGGACAAGGGTGCGATCCTGCTCGAGCGCGGCTCGCTCCCCTACAAGGTCGCCAGCTGGGGATACAACCGGTATCAGCAGCTCCGGAGTTACGTCGACGAGACCGAGAAGTCGTTCCGGCCGGCGGACGACGTCGTCGACCAGTTTCGATCCGAAATCGACGGCCGCGAGGAGTGGTTCGGCTGGCTGCACTTCATGGAGCCCCACCATCCCTACGATCCCGACGGCGCGGATATCGACCGAGCGGAGGCGCAGCGGATCACTCGCCGCGTGCTCTCGGATCGCGGCTCCGATGAGGACGAGGCCCTCGTCCGGGAACTCTACCGGCAGGAGGTCGCCGAACTCGACGCGGCCCTCGAGTCCCTCTGGACCACAGTTCCGGACGACGCTCGCGTCGTCTTCTGCGGCGATCACGGCGAACTGCTCGGCGAGGACGGCCTGTGGGGCCACCCCGGCGAGATGCGCCCCGAGCTCCTGAACGTCCCGTTCGGCACGCGGAACGCGCCCGACCTCGGCGAGGTCGTCTCGCTGGTCGACGTTCCGACTATCCTTCGGGGGACAGAACACGGCGTCGGCACGCTCGAGCGCGAAATTGCCTTCGCCGCCTATGGAGACCGAAAGGCCGCGATGACCGTCGACCGCATCGCGACGGAGGCGGGAACGTATCGACTCGCGGACGGCGAACCGGTGGAGGATCCCGCGCTCGAGGCAGAACTCGAGCGGTTCGATCCCGCCTACGTCGTCAAGGAGGACGCGCTGCAGGAAGATCTGGAGGATCTGGGATACGCATGA
- a CDS encoding sulfatase-like hydrolase/transferase gives MTEADRPDRPDRPNIVVVCLDTVRKDVYDRYATRLRELASVRFEGMRALGGWSVPSHAGMLTGSVPSETGVHAHQRRFDPIDREDTWIAPLERQGYESVCVTSNIYASPVFGFDRFFDRTVPVSPSRRLPAGMDVQQHISDRSTEGVAAYADFVRQAIDHDHPLRSLANGVLLKLDDVSRKLPIEKPTDFGGRSIARALEREVTEPDGPVLAFANLMDAHGPHTPFRGLDDSIHGVSADFHSSSFRDSDVNAADGLGECESDVERVRRLYAATVDYLDRLVADLVAALETGDDRESILIVTADHGENLGYESDGFLMNHMSSLSEGLLHVPFDIVPTSDRALEVAEETPVDVNGLSSHADLDGVIRALASEEPFDPFAFERERARAEIVGSGSGIPEGGDESYWDRGQRVIYRGDRKYYRDQLGTEAVYDVSGPPSKQVELPDETVPDGLFESAFGEWVTGDENDAEAFAEEVDAASRARLEDLGYL, from the coding sequence ATGACCGAGGCCGACCGACCGGACCGACCGGACCGACCGAACATCGTCGTCGTCTGTCTCGACACCGTCAGAAAGGACGTCTACGACCGATACGCGACCCGGTTACGGGAACTGGCGTCCGTCCGATTCGAGGGGATGCGGGCGCTCGGCGGCTGGAGCGTCCCGAGCCACGCCGGGATGCTGACCGGCTCGGTCCCCTCGGAAACGGGCGTCCACGCTCACCAGCGCCGGTTCGACCCGATCGACCGCGAGGACACCTGGATCGCGCCCCTCGAGCGGCAGGGATACGAGTCGGTTTGCGTTACGTCGAACATCTACGCGAGTCCAGTCTTCGGGTTCGACCGATTCTTCGACCGGACGGTCCCCGTTTCTCCGAGTCGCCGGCTTCCCGCGGGGATGGACGTCCAGCAACACATTTCCGATCGATCGACCGAGGGTGTGGCTGCCTACGCCGATTTCGTCCGCCAGGCCATCGACCACGACCATCCGCTTCGATCGCTGGCCAACGGCGTCCTCCTCAAATTGGACGACGTGAGTCGGAAGCTTCCGATCGAGAAGCCGACCGACTTCGGCGGTCGGTCGATCGCTCGAGCCCTCGAGCGCGAGGTCACCGAACCCGACGGGCCGGTGCTCGCCTTCGCCAACCTCATGGACGCCCACGGCCCCCACACCCCGTTTCGCGGGTTGGACGACTCGATTCACGGCGTTTCCGCGGACTTCCACTCGAGTTCGTTTCGGGATTCGGACGTGAACGCCGCAGACGGTCTCGGCGAGTGCGAATCGGATGTCGAGCGCGTCCGCCGACTCTACGCCGCGACCGTCGACTACCTCGACCGGCTCGTCGCCGACCTCGTTGCCGCACTGGAGACCGGCGACGACCGCGAATCGATCCTGATCGTGACGGCCGACCACGGCGAGAACCTCGGCTACGAGTCCGACGGCTTCCTCATGAACCACATGAGCAGCCTCTCGGAGGGGCTGTTGCACGTTCCGTTCGACATCGTTCCCACGAGCGACCGCGCCCTCGAGGTCGCGGAAGAGACTCCCGTCGACGTGAACGGGCTCAGTTCCCACGCCGATCTCGACGGCGTGATTCGAGCGCTCGCGAGCGAGGAGCCGTTCGATCCGTTCGCGTTCGAACGCGAGCGCGCTCGAGCCGAGATCGTCGGCTCCGGCTCCGGCATCCCGGAGGGCGGGGACGAATCGTACTGGGACCGGGGACAGCGGGTGATCTATCGGGGCGACCGGAAGTACTACCGCGATCAGCTCGGCACCGAGGCGGTGTACGACGTCTCCGGTCCGCCGTCGAAACAGGTCGAACTGCCCGACGAGACGGTGCCGGACGGGCTCTTCGAGTCCGCCTTCGGCGAGTGGGTGACCGGCGACGAGAACGATGCAGAGGCGTTTGCCGAGGAGGTGGACGCGGCGAGCCGCGCGCGACTCGAGGACCTGGGATACCTATGA
- a CDS encoding ArsR family transcriptional regulator, whose amino-acid sequence MAEPRLTPAIDLDGISPDEAFTILGNEIRLDIIRVLWHTDAAHKYDDVSDTAETISFSELRRRVDVDDNGKFNYHLSQLAPHFVRQTDDGYRLSSAGKQIARTVIAVSGAEELDFSADLEQDCPLCDAPMTATYEDQWLRISCTECDGMFGDKAPRDSVFFSNYPAAGLTDRTPDEALATGFYRCMLDIASMMRDVCRECAGSISASVSVCETHRVREGKPCSHCGTRFPVWAEQRCDTCGFAKNLPVEPFVMSLTPVIAFLDDQGFDVLAPSFDEVIDLLRTRFETAVTEDPFRITVTIEGEATTLTVSVDDSMNVVGLDEQPSV is encoded by the coding sequence ATGGCTGAACCCCGGTTGACACCAGCGATCGATCTGGACGGTATTTCCCCGGACGAGGCCTTCACCATCCTTGGCAACGAGATTCGGTTAGACATCATCCGCGTGCTCTGGCACACCGATGCCGCCCACAAATACGACGACGTCTCCGATACCGCCGAGACGATATCGTTCTCGGAGCTGCGTCGTCGGGTCGACGTCGACGACAACGGGAAATTCAACTATCACCTCTCGCAACTGGCTCCCCACTTCGTTCGGCAAACCGATGACGGGTACCGATTGAGCAGTGCCGGCAAGCAGATTGCCAGAACCGTGATCGCCGTCTCGGGAGCGGAAGAACTCGACTTCTCCGCCGATCTCGAGCAGGACTGTCCGCTGTGTGACGCGCCCATGACGGCGACCTACGAGGACCAGTGGCTTCGGATCAGTTGTACCGAGTGTGACGGGATGTTCGGCGACAAAGCGCCACGGGACTCGGTCTTCTTTTCGAACTACCCGGCTGCAGGGCTGACGGATCGGACCCCCGACGAGGCACTCGCAACCGGATTCTACCGGTGTATGTTGGATATCGCCTCCATGATGCGCGACGTCTGTCGGGAGTGTGCGGGCTCCATCTCGGCGTCGGTTTCGGTCTGTGAGACACACCGGGTTCGGGAGGGGAAACCGTGTTCGCACTGTGGGACACGATTCCCCGTTTGGGCGGAACAGCGGTGTGATACCTGCGGGTTCGCCAAGAACTTGCCCGTCGAACCGTTCGTCATGAGTCTCACCCCCGTGATCGCATTCCTCGACGACCAGGGATTCGACGTGCTCGCTCCCTCCTTCGACGAAGTCATCGACTTGCTTCGGACCCGCTTCGAGACGGCCGTCACGGAGGATCCGTTCCGCATAACCGTGACGATCGAAGGCGAGGCGACGACGCTCACCGTTTCGGTGGACGACAGCATGAACGTCGTCGGTCTCGACGAACAGCCGTCGGTCTGA
- a CDS encoding alkaline phosphatase family protein, producing MTVVVLALDALDAGLVEHFDLDAVRLESGGEIETFANTQSVPYTPEVWATVATGLEPAEHGITGGGTSQWENPALDLASSFTGRLDESTRGTLGKLVRSRTGTRERIGETDRESMFDADDAVVHNWPGVHDGRPLQRAWDLMNAVAEGMPRHEFERELFGLCAQQFGWAREMLAHPVSIAGVHVHTLDAAGHAYADDEAALGRAYDRVGEYVEEIVAALGEDDDLLVVSDHGMRADFYPPDAGEKPASHSWRAYASSTADTCPESVYDVRRWVEERAAESGASASGGDEGIDMPTDRLRELGYLD from the coding sequence ATGACTGTCGTCGTCCTCGCGCTCGACGCGCTCGACGCCGGACTGGTCGAGCACTTCGACCTCGACGCCGTCCGCCTCGAGTCGGGCGGCGAGATCGAGACGTTCGCGAACACGCAGTCGGTTCCGTACACGCCGGAGGTCTGGGCGACCGTCGCGACCGGGCTCGAGCCGGCCGAACACGGGATCACCGGCGGCGGCACGAGCCAGTGGGAGAACCCCGCGCTCGACCTCGCGTCGTCGTTCACCGGTCGCCTCGACGAGTCCACGAGGGGAACGCTCGGCAAACTCGTTCGGTCGCGGACCGGGACGCGCGAGCGCATCGGCGAGACGGACCGCGAGTCGATGTTCGACGCCGACGACGCGGTCGTCCACAACTGGCCGGGCGTCCACGACGGACGGCCGCTCCAGCGGGCCTGGGACCTGATGAACGCCGTCGCGGAGGGGATGCCCCGACACGAGTTCGAGCGCGAACTGTTCGGGCTCTGCGCCCAGCAGTTCGGCTGGGCCCGCGAGATGCTCGCACACCCCGTCTCGATCGCCGGGGTCCACGTCCACACGCTCGATGCGGCGGGCCACGCCTACGCCGACGACGAAGCCGCGCTGGGTCGCGCCTACGATCGCGTCGGCGAGTACGTCGAGGAGATCGTCGCCGCCCTCGGCGAGGACGACGACCTCCTCGTCGTCAGCGATCACGGGATGCGCGCCGATTTCTATCCGCCCGACGCGGGGGAGAAGCCGGCCAGTCACTCCTGGCGCGCGTACGCGAGTTCCACGGCGGACACCTGTCCGGAGTCGGTCTACGACGTGCGGCGATGGGTAGAGGAACGCGCGGCGGAGTCCGGAGCGAGCGCGTCCGGCGGCGACGAGGGGATCGACATGCCGACCGATCGCCTGCGCGAACTCGGCTACCTCGACTGA
- a CDS encoding glycosyltransferase gives MKRLLEALFGLIALTGLPYLIYLGVYYVRRPTGTPADAWPREPSVSIVLPTYNEAAIVESKLEELVELDYPMEKVELVVVDSSDDGTAELVETFFAGRQEPKLTLIREDERRGLATALNEAYAAAANEVVVKTDCDSRIAPDAVRTAVANLADPDVGAVTGRNAEVLGDSEVEQGYRDIQTMIQVLESHIDSTLIFHGPFSAFERDAIVPIDDDSIADDTELALKIRRNGDRVVFDPDIHYREAAHSEFSKRREQKDRRAMGLLRLLWRQRDALGRHGAYGRVVLPFNWWFMVVSPWLVATGIAVATIGSLAIAGPFGLATPAGVLVFTALGSRDALGPLQPLYSLFDTQISLLRANVSLIRARVDGDEASHDGTWSPDEELREVLQ, from the coding sequence ATGAAACGTCTCCTCGAGGCCCTGTTCGGACTGATCGCACTGACGGGCCTCCCGTATCTGATCTACCTCGGCGTGTACTACGTCCGACGGCCGACGGGGACACCGGCCGACGCGTGGCCCCGGGAGCCGTCGGTGAGTATCGTCCTCCCGACGTACAACGAGGCCGCGATCGTCGAGTCGAAACTCGAGGAACTGGTCGAACTCGACTACCCCATGGAGAAGGTCGAACTCGTCGTCGTCGACTCGAGCGACGACGGGACGGCGGAGCTGGTGGAGACGTTCTTCGCCGGCCGTCAGGAGCCGAAGCTGACGCTCATCCGGGAGGACGAGCGGCGGGGACTGGCGACCGCGCTGAACGAGGCCTACGCCGCCGCGGCGAACGAGGTCGTCGTCAAGACCGACTGCGACTCGCGGATCGCACCCGACGCGGTTCGAACGGCGGTCGCGAACCTCGCCGATCCCGACGTGGGAGCGGTGACCGGCCGCAACGCCGAGGTTCTCGGCGACAGCGAGGTCGAACAGGGGTATCGCGACATCCAGACGATGATCCAGGTCCTCGAGTCCCACATCGACTCGACGCTGATCTTCCACGGGCCGTTCTCGGCGTTCGAGCGCGATGCGATCGTCCCGATCGACGACGACTCGATCGCCGACGACACCGAACTCGCGCTCAAGATCCGGCGCAACGGGGACCGGGTCGTCTTCGATCCCGACATCCACTACAGGGAGGCCGCTCACTCCGAATTCAGTAAGCGACGGGAGCAGAAGGACCGGCGCGCGATGGGGCTCCTCCGATTACTGTGGCGACAGCGCGACGCGCTCGGCCGCCACGGGGCCTACGGCCGCGTCGTCCTGCCCTTCAACTGGTGGTTCATGGTCGTCTCCCCGTGGCTCGTCGCGACGGGGATCGCCGTGGCCACGATCGGGTCGCTGGCGATCGCCGGGCCGTTCGGGCTGGCGACCCCGGCCGGCGTTCTCGTCTTTACGGCACTGGGCTCGCGCGACGCGCTCGGCCCGCTCCAGCCGTTGTACTCCCTGTTCGACACCCAGATCTCGCTCCTTCGGGCGAACGTCTCGCTCATCCGTGCTCGAGTCGACGGGGACGAAGCGAGCCACGACGGCACCTGGTCGCCCGACGAGGAACTCCGGGAGGTGTTGCAGTGA
- a CDS encoding cupin domain-containing protein translates to MSELKTISLDELELVGVTQSESEMDVSVNFPFSPAFPATTGIELEGGHNVVYFEIEPGKELGTHTDSPEELIICLDGDEVEAWAGGTTGVISAGDLAVIPPMAPHGFRNTGSVTARFLGVFSDSTTVSEFEADLEPFEERTVKA, encoded by the coding sequence ATGTCAGAACTAAAAACAATAAGCCTCGACGAGCTCGAGCTCGTCGGAGTGACGCAATCGGAATCGGAGATGGACGTGAGCGTGAACTTCCCGTTCTCACCGGCGTTCCCGGCGACAACCGGGATAGAACTCGAGGGCGGCCACAACGTCGTCTACTTCGAGATCGAACCCGGGAAGGAACTCGGGACCCACACGGACAGCCCCGAGGAACTCATCATCTGTCTCGACGGCGACGAAGTCGAGGCTTGGGCCGGGGGCACAACGGGAGTGATCAGTGCCGGCGACCTGGCGGTGATTCCGCCGATGGCTCCCCACGGGTTCCGTAATACCGGTTCCGTGACGGCCCGGTTCCTCGGCGTCTTCTCGGATAGTACCACCGTCTCCGAGTTCGAAGCGGACCTCGAACCGTTCGAGGAACGGACCGTCAAGGCGTAG
- a CDS encoding glycosyltransferase, which yields MTDVAILHDRFPGIGGGEEFAIEAARVLDAPIYTAYVAEGTDIPDDVDVIPFRQAKYSSLPWRPFLEWKNEGMNPLETLNVALDMTDAHPDLAAYDVILESAPLSKYYVPDVGQRIVHYPHSPPRWLYDLYRDRLSSFEYPFIETGLKAYAKGWRALDKEANDYVDRFVANSELVRDRIRRFYDRDATVVYPPVTGEWRNDGDEGYFVTWSRLAPEKRINLIARAFAGLDERLVIAGDGEQREALEAFAADYDNIEVRGYVEDIESLVARATAVVYAPKQEDFGLVGAEAMMAGKPLLGVNEGFTQYQVQGGRTGLLFEPTVESIRETVRRFDPDDFDSTEIRAAARRYEYDRFAEGLRDVVEQTAAAGIETPKREADRQPERPTETRRTAGQQRAEETSQPVDDADDPRDLEEATDR from the coding sequence GTGACGGACGTCGCGATCCTCCACGATCGCTTCCCCGGCATCGGCGGCGGCGAGGAGTTCGCCATCGAGGCCGCCCGGGTGCTCGACGCGCCGATCTACACCGCCTACGTCGCCGAGGGGACCGACATCCCGGACGACGTCGACGTGATCCCGTTCCGGCAGGCCAAGTACTCCTCGCTACCGTGGCGGCCCTTCCTCGAGTGGAAGAACGAGGGGATGAACCCCCTCGAGACGCTCAACGTCGCGCTCGATATGACCGACGCCCACCCGGATCTCGCGGCGTACGACGTGATCCTCGAGAGCGCGCCGCTGTCGAAGTACTACGTCCCCGATGTCGGTCAGCGGATCGTCCACTACCCACACAGCCCGCCGCGGTGGCTGTACGACCTCTATCGCGATCGGCTCTCGTCGTTCGAGTACCCGTTCATCGAGACCGGGCTCAAGGCCTACGCGAAGGGGTGGCGAGCGCTGGACAAGGAGGCCAACGACTACGTCGACCGCTTCGTCGCGAACAGCGAACTCGTCCGCGATCGGATTCGGCGGTTCTACGACCGCGACGCGACCGTCGTCTACCCGCCGGTGACCGGCGAGTGGCGAAACGACGGCGACGAGGGCTACTTCGTCACCTGGTCCCGACTCGCCCCCGAGAAGCGGATTAACCTGATCGCGAGGGCCTTCGCCGGACTCGACGAGCGGCTCGTGATCGCCGGCGACGGGGAGCAGCGCGAGGCGCTCGAGGCGTTCGCGGCCGACTACGACAACATCGAGGTGCGGGGCTACGTCGAGGACATCGAGTCGCTGGTCGCGCGGGCGACCGCGGTCGTCTACGCGCCCAAACAGGAGGACTTCGGCCTCGTCGGGGCGGAGGCCATGATGGCCGGCAAACCGCTGCTCGGCGTAAACGAGGGATTCACGCAGTATCAGGTGCAGGGCGGTCGGACGGGACTGCTCTTCGAGCCGACCGTCGAGTCGATCCGCGAGACGGTTCGGCGGTTCGATCCCGACGACTTCGATTCGACGGAGATTCGGGCGGCGGCGAGGCGATACGAGTACGACCGGTTCGCCGAGGGGCTTCGCGACGTCGTCGAGCAAACGGCTGCCGCCGGCATCGAAACGCCGAAACGCGAAGCGGATCGGCAACCGGAGCGCCCGACCGAAACGAGACGAACCGCAGGCCAGCAGCGCGCCGAGGAGACGTCACAGCCGGTCGACGACGCCGACGACCCCCGCGATCTCGAGGAGGCGACGGATCGATGA
- the ribB gene encoding 3,4-dihydroxy-2-butanone-4-phosphate synthase produces MTGHHAGPQSNADAGANADGGTNADTGANSSVDPSANSFEHALESLRAGEPILVHDAADREGETDLIYHADSVTPEAVARLRNDAGGLVCVALGHDIAEAFDLPFYSDVVDHPATADHELGYDDRSSFSLTVNHRDTYTGITDDDRSTTIRALGDAAAAPDETDFAAEFRVPGHVHLLKAAPDLLAQREGHTELGVALAEAADLSPAVVVCEMLDDETGEALSPADARAYADRHGFAYLEGREVLERME; encoded by the coding sequence ATGACGGGCCACCACGCCGGACCGCAGTCGAACGCCGATGCCGGGGCGAACGCCGACGGCGGGACGAACGCCGATACCGGGGCGAACTCGAGCGTCGACCCGTCCGCGAACTCGTTCGAGCACGCCCTCGAGTCGCTCCGGGCGGGCGAGCCGATTCTCGTCCACGACGCGGCCGACCGCGAGGGCGAGACGGACCTGATCTACCACGCCGATAGCGTGACGCCCGAGGCCGTCGCCCGACTGCGAAACGACGCCGGCGGGCTGGTCTGCGTCGCGCTCGGCCACGATATCGCGGAGGCGTTCGACCTGCCCTTCTACTCGGACGTGGTCGACCATCCCGCGACGGCCGACCACGAACTCGGCTACGACGATCGATCGTCGTTCTCGCTGACTGTCAACCATCGGGACACCTACACCGGAATCACCGACGACGATCGCTCGACGACCATCCGAGCGCTCGGCGACGCCGCCGCCGCACCCGACGAAACCGACTTCGCCGCGGAGTTCCGGGTCCCCGGTCACGTTCACCTGCTCAAGGCCGCGCCGGACCTGCTCGCCCAGCGCGAGGGCCACACGGAACTCGGGGTCGCCCTGGCCGAGGCCGCCGATCTCTCGCCCGCCGTCGTCGTCTGCGAGATGCTCGACGACGAAACTGGCGAGGCCCTCTCGCCCGCCGACGCCCGCGCTTACGCGGACCGACACGGCTTCGCCTACCTCGAGGGTCGCGAGGTCCTCGAGCGAATGGAGTAG